From a region of the Paenibacillus sp. FSL R10-2734 genome:
- a CDS encoding MarR family transcriptional regulator gives MDSKDPLGLVIRDLHLEIANYITKLLAPVRLAPEQHLLMALLLEKEGLSQNDIANKLGKDKASVARMIASLENKGYIHKVNSTQDRRSVNVFVTEEGRKLESAINEVTIKLNEVIATGLSPVDYSTLKTLLTRVQNNVREA, from the coding sequence ATGGATTCCAAAGACCCGCTAGGTTTAGTTATTCGAGATTTGCATTTAGAAATAGCCAATTATATAACAAAATTGCTTGCCCCTGTTCGACTTGCTCCTGAACAACATTTACTTATGGCTTTGTTGCTTGAGAAAGAAGGTTTATCTCAGAACGACATTGCTAATAAACTTGGGAAGGACAAAGCCAGTGTTGCCCGGATGATCGCTAGCTTAGAGAACAAGGGTTACATTCATAAAGTAAACAGTACGCAGGATCGACGTTCGGTAAATGTTTTTGTCACAGAAGAAGGCAGAAAATTAGAGTCTGCCATCAATGAGGTGACAATTAAATTAAACGAAGTTATTGCAACAGGATTGTCTCCTGTAGATTACTCAACACTAAAGACTCTGTTAACTCGTGTGCAGAATAATGTAAGAGAGGCCTAA
- a CDS encoding CAP domain-containing protein translates to MRKRISSIRRVKSSISKGSAVKRTSSKTTKRVGRSRIHVRQANAFELQVFRLVNEERTSRGIAALTLNTQLNDLAILKSRDMRDNNYFSHTSPTYGTPSQMLDQNGVAWRAYGENIAAGQATPEAVMRTWMNSTGHRANILDPRFTDIGVGYVGGTANSQYQHYWTQLFIQKP, encoded by the coding sequence ATGAGAAAAAGAATATCATCAATAAGAAGAGTAAAGAGTTCGATTTCTAAAGGGTCAGCGGTGAAACGCACTTCGAGTAAAACAACGAAAAGAGTAGGGCGGTCAAGAATTCATGTTAGACAAGCTAATGCGTTTGAATTACAAGTATTTAGATTAGTTAACGAAGAACGGACGAGTAGAGGAATTGCTGCCTTAACCCTAAATACGCAGCTTAATGATCTTGCGATTTTGAAATCAAGAGATATGAGGGATAATAATTATTTTAGCCATACCTCTCCAACTTATGGCACCCCATCTCAAATGCTAGATCAAAATGGTGTGGCTTGGCGAGCTTATGGAGAAAATATTGCGGCGGGACAAGCAACACCTGAAGCAGTAATGAGAACTTGGATGAATAGCACTGGTCATAGAGCTAATATTTTGGATCCTCGCTTTACGGATATTGGGGTTGGTTATGTAGGGGGAACAGCTAATAGTCAATATCAACATTATTGGACACAACTGTTTATCCAGAAACCATAA